The following are encoded in a window of Rosa chinensis cultivar Old Blush chromosome 4, RchiOBHm-V2, whole genome shotgun sequence genomic DNA:
- the LOC112196217 gene encoding F-box protein At5g07610 encodes MERKTISRRVNSSPLSFSSSAAETVADIEELLTEILLCVPARSVVRLKCISKHWFSLISNPEFRHRHTLRNPNPKVSAFFSHTTQDFTFISLHKNPSGSFPPRHFVHDLHPGNHPRSINPFKSLNIFNSFVQGDRNGFGLKILQSCNGLFLCIPFSTHKRRHYHSIYFGNPTSQYHSIYVVNPTSNQFLALSPPRAGKSTEFVRYALAFDPSKSPHYKVVCLSTTRKHNWVHQVDVYSSETRSWRLLETPYASRDLDMHLDGRNREGGVYCNGAIHWIRDETELSIRVGEDGNSLVRENADLVHYYDIAEERLGLAIPSAPLVVTGNYPPKFPKFDHRYFGESGDHLYLIDVYKDSSSKNNIYRDCNAEFDVMEMGKDYSGWFVKYHVDLNPVVAAFRGNYDHFSRFYVLFLGGEGKEEQDQQQQQEVSSSLLFHVPGKVISYHLRHKTFKTYVDLAIKDYFLVGGYNYPYMETLASV; translated from the coding sequence ATGGAGAGGAAGACTATCTCCCGTAGAGTCAACTCATCACCACTGAGCTTCTCCTCCTCCGCCGCGGAAACCGTCGCCGACATCGAAGAACTTCTAACAGAAATCCTTCTGTGTGTGCCAGCTCGATCAGTTGTTCGTCTCAAATGCATCTCCAAGCATTGGTTCTCTCTAATCTCAAACCCCGAGTTCCGTCACCGCCACACCCTCCGAAACCCGAACCCCAAAGTCTCTGCTTTCTTCTCCCACACAACCCAAGACTTCACCTTCATTTCTCTCCATAAAAACCCATCTGGGTCTTTCCCACCTCGTCATTTCGTCCATGACCTTCACCCTGGTAACCATCCACGCTCTATCAACCCGTTCAAAAGTCTCAACATCTTTAATAGTTTCGTCCAAGGCGATCGGAATGGGTTTGGGCTGAAGATTCTTCAGTCCTGCAATGGCCTCTTTCTGTGCATTCCATTTTCTACACACAAAAGAAGACATTATCATTCCATCTATTTTGGCAATCCCACATCACAATATCATTCTATCTATGTTGTCAATCCCACCTCCAACCAATTCTTGGCTCTTTCGCCTCCGAGGGCTGGGAAAAGCACAGAATTCGTGCGGTATGCTCTGGCTTTTGACCCTTCCAAATCGCCTCATTACAAGGTGGTCTGCCTTAGTACTACCCGCAAGCACAATTGGGTGCACCAGGTGGATGTTTATTCGTCTGAGACTCGATCTTGGAGGCTTCTCGAGACGCCTTACGCCTCCAGGGACCTTGATATGCACTTGGATGGCAGGAACAGGGAAGGAGGTGTGTACTGCAACGGCGCGATTCATTGGATAAGAGACGAAACAGAGCTGTCCATTCGTGTTGGTGAGGATGGAAACAGTTTGGTAAGAGAGAACGCTGATTTGGTACATTACTATGACATTGCTGAAGAACGTTTGGGACTTGCCATTCCTAGTGCCCCTCTGGTTGTAACTGGAAACTATCCTCCTAAGTTTCCGAAATTTGATCATCGATATTTTGGGGAGTCTGGTGATCATTTGTATTTGATTGATGTATATAAGGACTCTTCGtcgaaaaataatatatatagggATTGTAATGCTGAATTTGATGTCATGGAGATGGGGAAGGACTACTCTGGCTGGTTTGTCAAGTATCATGTTGATCTTAATCCCGTAGTTGCTGCATTCCGTGGCAATTATGATCACTTTTCTCGTTTTTATGTCTTGTTTCTTGGTGGAGagggaaaagaagaacaagatcaacagcagcagcaggagGTTTCTTCATCTCTTTTGTTCCATGTTCCTGGTAAGGTCATATCTTATCATCTTAGACATAAGACCTTTAAGACATATGTGGACTTGGCTATTAAGGACTATTTTCTAGTTGGGGGATACAATTATCCTTACATGGAGACTTTAGCTTCTGTGTGA